One stretch of Argiope bruennichi chromosome 3, qqArgBrue1.1, whole genome shotgun sequence DNA includes these proteins:
- the LOC129962783 gene encoding spore coat protein YeeK-like, translating to MRPYKRVGCRFHAALQTGQPTTKMFSTGRRNQIFALFSIAIFLTVLLLPEVSCHHGDGGGGLFGGGGGKHGGGGGGLGSMLVAGLIAKILGEHEHHHCDHGHHHHGHHHMMHMMMMHHG from the exons ATGCGCCCTTACAAAAGAGTCGGATGTCGCTTTCATGCGGCACTTCAAACCGGACAACCAACGACAAAG atgttTTCTACTGGAAGACGCAATCAAATTTTCGCCTTATTTTCCATTGCCATATTTCTCACCGTTTTACTGCTACCGGAAGTGAGTTGCCACCATGGTGACGGTGGAGGCGGATTGTTTGGAGGTGGAGGCGGTAAACACGGAGGTGGTGGAGGAGGCTTAGGTTCGATGCTTGTTGCAGGCCTCATAGCTAAGATTCTAGGAGAGCACGAACACCACCATTGCGACCATGGCCATCACCATCACGGCCACCATCACATGATGCATATGATGATGATGCACCACGGATAA